TTGAAAGTTTAGGGATGCTAAGTTAGTACATTATATGTATTGAGTTTGCTTAAGGGAATGACATGGACCGGAACTTCTGATCTTTGTCTTCCTGTAAGAGTTTGTCATTCTGTATTATGGAACTCTCCATCCATCTCAATTTGTCTGCTAAATTGTTGCGAAATAACTCTATGCTAAGTATTGTTTCGAACTATATGTTCAGTAATCTTGGCAAAATCAGTAGAATTGGGATGATTTTGATTAGATATTTTTGCCTTCTGTCTAATTCCACTGGGGCTTTTAGCCAAGCAAGTGCAATTATCTTTCTCAAGCAGTAAGATCTCTGCTGTCTGCTATCATGCAAATTGTGCAGCTATAGTGCAATGAGCTGGAGTGCTCCATTCTTGTCCTTCTGAGCTAAACATCATTTTGTTGGCCATTGTGGAAAAAGCAAGCACTTCATTGCATGCAGTACAGAAAAGTGTCGCATCATTCATGCACTTTCTCAGGTTCATAGAGCCTTCACTATCCTAGTATAAAAGAAAGGTGGTATTGCTTTTGGCTTAATGTAGAAAAATTACCGGACTTTCTTGCTTAAAGAATTATCATACACAGTTAAGGGATCTCATTACAGGTAGGTCACTCGAGGGgaaggggaggggggggggggggggggggggggaggatcCTACTTCCTTATAAAAGTTCATTACTTACATTGTATTGATAATTGTGTTAATATGCACGAATGTTTGCCATTTGCCTTGATCTTGAATACAAACTATTATCAACTGTTCGCATTTAGTCTCCAATTATATTAAATAGAAACGTTAAGAAGAAagaattaatcttctatataCTGATAGTGCATACATTTTTACCATTGGATGTATGATacataatttaaatttgaatttgaaattaaaattttacaCATGTATCGTACATCCAACTAACtgtaataatgtatacactgtcaatacatataagatttactctttcaAGCCCTAGCCATGTGATGATGATGAAGTCGTCACTTCAGTGAATTTAACACTCCTCTACCCATGCATTGAAGGCTAACGCTCAGAAAAGTTTAAGATAGCCGCATACAATATATTATGAATGTCTAAAACATGGCTCATGTTTATGAGGTTATTCAATGTCTAAGGTTTTGGTATTAATCGTTGTATGTTTAACATAATTATTTACCAAATACTTAGGTTGATAATTGAACTAATTAAGAGAGTATAATTATGTTTTACTTTCTTTACTTCATTCTTATGCAAGTGGCATATACTCAACCAAAGAtaaaatcaattgaataatgCTCCGGAGAGTGGAGAAGTTCACGAGAAACAAATTTTTAGTAGTACATTTTATTTTATGCTACAATTCGCGTAAAATTTTCTTCGCAGTCTCAATTTTGTAAATGTTAGGCGTTCAATCAATTTTTGAGACAAATTTTATTGAATACTCGATACCTATGCAAGGATGGTAAATGAACATAACGACTTGTAAGCTGCAAAAATTAAACGTTACTTTACAACAGTTAGTTTAGTTTCTTAGCAAATTTCTTTTAAAGATACTAATAATTACGCCTTTTACTAGCTGAGTATTGAATTCAGTTTTGAAACGATAAACCCCCCTCCTCCCAACGAACTATATACCTTGTTGCAGCTTACCCTCTAAACTATAagggcaaattatccaattggcCCTTAAACTCTTTGTCTAAGTAAAAATAAgcccctcatctattttttgctgACTTTAAGCCCTCGAACTTGTAAAATTGGACACCCGTGACCCTTTTTGCCAGTTTCTCCGGTTTTGTAACCGCAAAGTGAATTCACACGAATGTCAGTATGCTTTTaagaagggcatttttgtcaagCAAAAAAGGAACaactcctctctcctctctcctcATTGACTTCTCCACCGATGCcgtctccctctcctctcctctcaCCCGCaacctctccctctccctcccaTTCGTCTCCTCCCCCATGGACACCATCAATGCCGACGTTTCCCAGAAGCTCTCCAATCCTTCCAAAATACCTATTCGACCTCAAAAAATCCGAAAGCTGTCATCTAACCCTACATCCACCATTGCCACCACCCCCGTTGTTCTCACCGCCGTTAACTCCTCCTTCATGCCCACCTTGCAGGCTTCCGAGGCCAAAGCCCAACAAATTACTGATTCTTCCTCCTCCCCTTCTGCCATACCTATTCCGACCACTGCTTCCTCCTCCTCTACCACCACCACTACCATCATCTCCACCTTCGCGTCGATCAGCACTGCTGTTACTTCCACCACAGTTTCCACACCCACGGCATCTATGCCCAAGAATCGGAGGCGTAGTGCTGTCCAATCAGCTAGGGTTCTGCCCCAGATCATCAAACCCCTGTCGGTCGAGGGTAAAATCAATGCCGCTCTCCACCACCTCCGCGTTGTTGACCCTTTACTTGCTACCCTGATCGATACCCACCAGCCTCCGGCATTTGAGTCTCACCACTCCCCGTTCCTTGCCCTCACCCAGAGCATTCTCTATCAGCAACTCGCCTACAAAGCAGGCACCTCAATCTACAATCGCTTTGTAGCGCTCTGCGGTGGCGAGACTGTCAAAAATGCCGATGGCTTGCTTTGCTTCCTCCTTCTTTGCCTGGGCTGTTTCCCTGATCACCTTTCCTTCCTCCGAATCCATCAACCCCCTAACTCGCTTCTCGATTTCAGCTGCTTTCACGAACCCACCTTCCGTACTTTCATCCATTGGTAAGGCCAACTTCATCTCCTCAACTAAGAACAGCCTATTCAGCCTCTGCTCAGCATAAAGCGGCCACCCCACTATAGGCACACCCGCACAGACTGCTTCCAACACTGAGTTCCACCCACAGTGGGTCACATACCCACCCACCGACCCATGATTCAACACATCCACCTGCGGTGCCCAAGATCTCACCACGAAACCCCTACCCTTTGTCGGGTCCAAAAACCCGTGAGGAAGCAACAAATCCAGATCTGGGGCGGGTGGAGTTTGAAAGCGGCTGGTTTTGTCCTCAGAAGGCGGACTGCGCACCACCCACAGGAACTTTTGCTCGCTCCTCTCCAACCCGATGGCTATCTCTTTCAGTTTTTGCGCGAGTTTTGAATCTtttgacaaaaatgcccttcttAAAAGCATACTGGTATTCGTGTGAATTCACTTTCCGGTTGCAAAACCGGAGAAACTGGCAAAAAGGGTCACGGGTGTCCAATTTTACAAGTTCGAGGGCTTAAAGTcagcaaaaaatagatgaggggcTTATTTTTACTTAGACAAAGAGTTTAAGGgccaattggataatttgcccAAACTATAATAATGGTATTTTGCTTCCTTGAATTATATGTTTGAACAGCACTACCCTTattatcttaatttttttttcttttttctctatttttttttcattttttcccttttctcccatttcttttcttcctttttttccatTCTCTCATGGAACTAGCCAATGTTTCCCttcatttttaatattttttgaactgctttttgaattcatttatttgttaaattcattcttaataaTTCATCATAAACTCTTCTTATTACAAAACATAAGTAGCTTATATTGTAAAATGTACTAATCCAGTAATTCAACAATTTAAGTACAtataaatcaattagagtttACAATTACTCAACTATTAATAACAAAAGTAACTTATTATATATCACGTAAGAAAGAAAAGTTAACAATTGTTATTTgaagtgaaataaaaagataagaATAAACAACATtagtaattcattttttatttgttattaatactattaataattgattaatcaatatctctattttgttcttatatatttgaatagttcaatttcttaaatgatattGACTTCaacatttggaaaaaaaagtcTTCTATACTATAGAATTCTTTTTATAAAATGTTGATatgaaaaattaagaaataaacaagTTTTGATTAATCTAGTATACTGATTTAAACAATgcttaaagaaaataaagaggaagaatctaaaaagaaaatgatagggAATATAGAAAAATAACAATGCTTAAGATAAAAGAGGTAGATTTGTCCAACTATATCGTAAAAGGGGGCAAAGCCTCTATAAAAATAGTTTGGAGGGTAAACTGCAACAAGATATATAATTCATTGGGGGGTTTTGCATTTAACCctaaatgttttcattttaagAGAGTTTTTGTGACATTATTACTGGACAGAACATTAGTACCTTAATGTCATATTGCgaaccaaaaaattaaaaataaaataattaattacttCAGATAACCCCGTTCGAAGGCGTGGTTTGGTGCTCATCACGCATCTTACGTTTTTAAAAGGCGTGATCTTTAACACTACGACACACAGCGCCTTTACATCAAGCCTTCTTCAATGGCAAGTCCAATAGGCAGTGCCAATGATTTACTCTTGAAGGTCTAAAACCACGCATTAACTTAGGCGAACACTTGGGTATACCCGATGTGTTAAAATTTGGACCGTATGGTCTACTTTGCCTTAATTTGAAAGTGCGAGAGAAAAATCTTGATGCCTACCTGTTGATTCTtgggtaaattttttttttttcttctcgtGTAGGGAGTTATGATTTCCATATTGGGTTTAATCCAATTTATCTCGATTAGATGATTTCACAATCTGTATTCTCagttttttttgggataatttcaaaaacctgtCTCGAGGTTTCCAAAATATCATTAATCTCCCTTAAAAACTAATGTTCTTGTTACAAATTCGATCAATTCgaaaaaatcaacaataaaataATGATTTCAAGAGTAAGAAGAATATTTCATACCAAATATACCCCTTAacttattatttgttggttatCAAAAGGAATTATTGGTTAAAAATAGATAATAAAAACTAAACTCTAGCACGAGTGTAATAGAATTTTGTAACAATAACTATATTTTTCATAGTACTACATAAAATAGTAAAATCAAAGTACTGGAGGGGAAATCAAGATTTACATGAAAAATTCCTAAACTCTTATAGCTAGTTTGGGAGCTGTGATTTgatgagaaaagaagaaaatgtcaCAAAAAAGACACTCTTTTTAGCGTTTAGGAGTTTTTGAAGGTT
This region of Coffea arabica cultivar ET-39 chromosome 3c, Coffea Arabica ET-39 HiFi, whole genome shotgun sequence genomic DNA includes:
- the LOC113735350 gene encoding anthocyanidin 5,3-O-glucosyltransferase-like, whose translation is MLLRRAFLSKDSKLAQKLKEIAIGLERSEQKFLWVVRSPPSEDKTSRFQTPPAPDLDLLLPHGFLDPTKGRGFVVRSWAPQVDVLNHGSVGGYVTHCGWNSVLEAVCAGVPIVGWPLYAEQRLNRLFLVEEMKLALPMDESTEGGFVKAAEIEKRVRGLMDSEEGKVIRETAQAKKEEAKQAIGIFDSLATAERYKAIVD